The Brevinematales bacterium genome includes a region encoding these proteins:
- a CDS encoding rhodanese-like domain-containing protein, whose amino-acid sequence MKNKGLLFVSLLLPFFIYAGCGQKGMVSGADLITNISTANSYKLYADNQTNTQFVIIDVRKPEEYSGGHIPGSININLYDSDFRQKLDVLDKNKVYLVYCRAGSRSAKAAQIMSELKFKKIYNMEDGFDSWSGAGYPSVK is encoded by the coding sequence ATGAAAAACAAAGGGCTTCTCTTTGTTTCGCTTCTGCTCCCGTTTTTTATCTACGCGGGATGCGGTCAGAAGGGGATGGTCAGCGGCGCGGACTTAATCACGAATATCTCGACCGCCAATTCCTATAAACTTTACGCGGATAACCAGACGAATACCCAATTCGTAATTATCGATGTACGTAAGCCCGAGGAGTATTCCGGGGGGCACATTCCCGGATCGATCAATATCAACCTGTACGACTCCGATTTCCGCCAGAAGTTGGACGTCCTCGACAAGAATAAAGTTTATCTCGTATATTGCCGCGCGGGAAGCCGCAGCGCGAAAGCCGCGCAGATTATGTCCGAATTGAAATTCAAGAAGATTTACAATATGGAAGACGGTTTCGATAGCTGGTCCGGCGCCGGATACCCGTCGGTAAAATAG
- a CDS encoding divalent-cation tolerance protein CutA, whose protein sequence is MPEVLQVTITVPDEGTGMMLANELVSKHLAACVQMTGPIQSVYIWKGKVEDRPEWMCIIKTTRECYAELEAEVKRVHPYEVPEITASLVTEGNPDYLKWVADSVKRD, encoded by the coding sequence ATGCCTGAAGTATTGCAGGTTACTATCACTGTGCCCGACGAGGGAACCGGAATGATGCTTGCTAACGAATTAGTGTCGAAACACCTCGCGGCATGTGTGCAAATGACAGGCCCGATCCAGAGCGTATATATCTGGAAAGGGAAGGTCGAGGATAGGCCGGAGTGGATGTGCATTATCAAGACGACGCGGGAATGTTACGCGGAACTCGAGGCGGAAGTGAAACGGGTGCATCCGTATGAGGTGCCGGAAATCACGGCGTCGCTTGTGACAGAAGGGAATCCCGATTACCTGAAATGGGTCGCGGATAGCGTGAAACGGGACTGA
- a CDS encoding polysaccharide deacetylase family protein: MKKILFFLMGGIILMSGSCASETKSTKKKVVKPVKPVPVVVETKIEHDKIAGLFTFPDGKLKALVMSFDDGPDQDKRLIEMFNKYGIKGTFHLNSGKFAAKSKTSLDQLKTVYAGHEVSAHTVSHPHLEFLPASKVSNEILDDRKKLEAVFGYPIHGMSYPFGTYNQLVLDLLPSLGIKYSRTVTMDTSFHLPKNLLVWNPTCHSGSGEYWAKKFIGMKRDEMMLLFIWGHAWEFDNAATDAAKEKNWATIDNICALLAKETDIWAATAMEAADYITAAQDVVLKSPEGMLVNSTDITLWVKSKDKAVKLKPGQKMAIPK; this comes from the coding sequence ATGAAAAAGATTCTATTCTTCCTGATGGGAGGAATTATCCTGATGTCGGGTTCATGCGCGTCGGAAACAAAGAGCACCAAGAAGAAGGTGGTTAAACCGGTGAAGCCTGTGCCGGTAGTGGTGGAGACAAAAATCGAGCATGATAAAATCGCGGGATTGTTCACATTCCCGGACGGCAAGCTCAAGGCGCTTGTGATGAGTTTTGACGACGGCCCCGACCAGGACAAGCGGCTTATCGAAATGTTCAATAAGTACGGGATTAAGGGAACCTTCCATCTCAATTCCGGTAAGTTCGCCGCGAAGAGCAAGACCTCGCTCGACCAGTTGAAGACCGTCTATGCCGGGCATGAGGTCTCCGCGCATACCGTGTCCCATCCGCATCTGGAGTTCCTCCCCGCGTCGAAGGTATCCAACGAGATTCTCGACGACCGGAAAAAGCTCGAAGCGGTGTTCGGCTATCCTATCCACGGGATGTCCTACCCGTTCGGCACCTATAACCAACTGGTGCTCGATCTGTTGCCGTCGCTGGGGATTAAGTACTCGCGGACGGTGACTATGGATACGAGTTTCCATCTTCCGAAAAATCTGCTGGTTTGGAACCCCACCTGCCATTCCGGGTCCGGGGAGTACTGGGCGAAGAAATTTATCGGGATGAAGCGGGACGAGATGATGCTCCTCTTCATCTGGGGGCACGCGTGGGAATTCGATAACGCCGCGACGGATGCCGCTAAGGAAAAGAACTGGGCGACGATCGATAATATCTGCGCGCTCCTCGCGAAGGAAACCGACATCTGGGCGGCAACCGCGATGGAAGCCGCGGACTATATCACCGCCGCGCAGGATGTTGTTTTAAAAAGCCCCGAGGGAATGCTGGTTAATTCGACCGATATCACCTTATGGGTGAAGTCGAAGGATAAGGCGGTGAAATTGAAGCCGGGGCAGAAGATGGCAATCCCCAAATAG